In the Ktedonobacterales bacterium genome, one interval contains:
- a CDS encoding Tex family protein yields the protein MTSQEDLKQETPAATSATEEALPIAELAHTLSAELSLGSGPITRTIALLDEGNTIPFIARYRKEMTGSLDEVQIQAIADRAAALRALHARKGDVHRLIDAQGKLTPELAAAIQAATTLQEVEDLYLPYRPKRKTRASVAHEKGLAPLAVLILQQPETGGDFSALLEEYAQPFLDPEKGVNTSQEAFAGARDIVAEALAEDANVRGSVRASFYKSSTLSARVADPEKMAEKDPNGVYQLYYEFNESLTKLVPHRILALNRAEREDVVRVDVELPYEQAQPDILQHYPVRPASPFADHLSEAMEDGYKRLLAPAMEREVRVELTRQAEEHAINIFAANLRNLLLQPPLRGRNVLGIDPGYRTGCKLTVVDETGKYLESDTMYLHQPDKAQQTLRRLLTQRQISVIAIGNGTASRETEQMVAALIRDLEQETGKRGKIGYVIVNEAGASVYSASEAARQEFPTLDATQRGTISIARRLQDPLAELVKIDPKAVGVGLYQHDVDQKELAAMLDRVVVSCVNFAGVEVNSASATLLKHVSGINTRTANALVKYREEHGPFRSRGDLHNVPSLGPATFVQAAGFLKIASGVEPLDNTFIHPESYAAARALLEMLPTQANEAASKPAERIAQFRQFIKLQSSLGRSSDSQSSGAEGGGEEGVWADIAKKIGIGLPTLNDILENLEKPGLDPRDALPAPILRHDVLKMEDLQPGMILQGTVRNVVDFGAFVDIGVKQDGLVHISELSDRFVRDPLTVVAVGQVVQVRVLRVDTQRGRVQLSMKGIQK from the coding sequence TTGACAAGCCAGGAAGACTTGAAACAGGAAACACCCGCAGCCACCAGCGCCACTGAAGAAGCGCTTCCCATCGCGGAACTGGCGCACACGCTCAGCGCAGAGTTAAGCCTGGGCAGCGGCCCCATTACCCGCACCATCGCACTGCTGGATGAAGGCAATACCATCCCGTTTATCGCCCGCTATCGCAAAGAAATGACGGGCAGCCTCGATGAAGTGCAGATTCAGGCGATTGCTGACCGGGCAGCCGCGCTGCGAGCACTACACGCGCGCAAGGGCGATGTGCACAGGCTGATCGACGCGCAGGGCAAACTCACCCCGGAACTGGCCGCCGCCATTCAAGCCGCGACTACTCTGCAAGAAGTTGAAGACCTTTATTTGCCCTATCGCCCCAAGCGCAAAACACGCGCCAGCGTCGCCCACGAAAAGGGGCTGGCTCCGCTGGCCGTCCTCATCTTGCAGCAGCCCGAAACGGGCGGTGATTTCAGCGCGCTGCTTGAAGAATACGCGCAGCCCTTTCTGGACCCTGAAAAAGGGGTCAATACAAGTCAGGAAGCCTTTGCAGGCGCGCGCGATATTGTCGCGGAAGCCCTTGCTGAAGACGCCAACGTGCGCGGCAGCGTGCGCGCCAGCTTTTACAAATCTTCCACCCTCAGCGCCAGAGTAGCCGATCCTGAAAAAATGGCCGAAAAAGACCCGAACGGTGTCTACCAACTCTACTATGAGTTCAACGAAAGCCTGACCAAACTCGTTCCCCATCGCATCCTGGCCCTCAACCGTGCCGAACGCGAAGACGTAGTGCGGGTGGATGTCGAGTTGCCCTATGAGCAGGCGCAGCCCGACATTCTCCAGCACTATCCTGTCAGGCCAGCCTCGCCTTTTGCCGATCATCTCTCCGAGGCAATGGAAGATGGCTATAAGCGCCTGCTGGCTCCAGCTATGGAGCGCGAGGTGCGGGTCGAGCTTACCAGGCAAGCCGAAGAACACGCCATCAATATCTTTGCCGCCAATCTGCGCAACCTGCTCTTGCAGCCGCCGCTGCGCGGGCGCAATGTGCTGGGCATTGACCCGGGCTATCGCACCGGCTGCAAGCTGACTGTCGTTGATGAAACCGGCAAATACCTTGAATCCGACACCATGTACCTGCATCAGCCAGACAAAGCGCAGCAGACCTTGCGCCGACTCCTGACGCAGCGCCAGATCAGCGTCATTGCCATTGGCAACGGTACCGCCTCACGCGAGACCGAGCAGATGGTGGCGGCGCTTATCCGCGACCTGGAACAAGAAACGGGCAAGCGGGGCAAAATTGGCTATGTAATCGTGAACGAAGCGGGCGCCTCGGTCTACTCTGCCTCAGAAGCGGCCCGCCAGGAGTTCCCCACCCTTGATGCGACGCAGCGCGGCACCATCTCCATTGCCCGGCGCTTGCAAGACCCGCTGGCCGAACTGGTGAAGATCGATCCCAAAGCTGTCGGCGTGGGCCTCTATCAACACGACGTTGATCAGAAGGAACTGGCGGCGATGCTGGACCGCGTAGTCGTCTCGTGCGTCAACTTCGCGGGTGTCGAGGTCAATTCAGCCTCCGCCACGCTGCTGAAACACGTTTCGGGCATCAACACGCGCACCGCCAACGCGCTGGTGAAATACCGCGAGGAGCATGGACCGTTCCGTTCACGCGGCGATCTACATAACGTACCGAGCCTTGGCCCCGCGACCTTTGTTCAGGCCGCAGGCTTTCTGAAAATTGCCAGTGGAGTTGAGCCGCTTGATAATACCTTTATCCATCCAGAGAGCTACGCGGCAGCCCGCGCTCTGCTGGAAATGCTGCCGACCCAGGCGAATGAAGCCGCCAGCAAACCGGCTGAGCGCATTGCCCAATTCCGCCAGTTCATCAAACTGCAAAGCAGCCTTGGGCGCAGCAGCGACAGCCAATCGAGCGGGGCTGAGGGTGGTGGTGAAGAGGGGGTGTGGGCCGATATTGCCAAAAAGATAGGAATTGGCCTGCCTACTCTCAATGACATTCTGGAGAACCTGGAAAAGCCGGGGCTTGACCCACGCGACGCGCTGCCAGCGCCCATTCTACGCCATGATGTGCTGAAGATGGAAGACCTCCAGCCCGGCATGATCTTGCAGGGGACAGTGCGCAACGTAGTGGACTTTGGCGCGTTCGTTGATATTGGCGTCAAACAGGATGGACTGGTCCATATCTCAGAACTCTCAGATCGTTTCGTCAGAGATCCGCTGACAGTGGTTGCCGTTGGGCAGGTGGTCCAGGTGCGCGTCCTCAGAGTCGACACCCAGCGGGGGCGCGTACAGTTGAGCATGAAAGGTATACAAAAATGA